A single genomic interval of uncultured Desulfobacter sp. harbors:
- a CDS encoding alpha amylase C-terminal domain-containing protein, producing MRPVSLIVFFCHEQLYRLKVVWDGGEGDRIPTAATRAIQDSTTYIFNAQVWAPDQPYQWQAENPKLPTGPLLVYEAHAGMALEEGRVGTWREFADHILPKVIDAGYNTLQMMAVQEHPYYGSFGYHVSSFFATSSRFGTPDDFRYLVDRAHKAGIRVLMDIVHSHSVKNEVEGLSRFDGSLYQFFHDKDRGDHTLWDSRCFDYGKQQVVHFLLSNLRYFLEQFRVDGFRFDGITSMLYADHGLGRAFTGYQDYFGDDVDEDALGYLYAANDLVHEIHPGAVTIAEDVSGYPGLAAPATLCGTGFDFRFSMGVPDYWIKLLKEVKDEAWHMGGLWYELTRHRDEERTISYVECHDQALVGDQTVMMRLMGGKIYNSMEKSNTDITTQRAVALHKMIRLVTLACAHKGYLNFMGNEFGHPEWIDFPSPANGYSYNHARRLWSLKYDKNLYFPDLFAFDKQMIALAKQTQMFTWDRPRLLHIHEDDKVLAFERSGLIFVFNFHPERSFSHYLIHAPAGKYEMRLDTDEARFGGLGRLNPDQVHFTRPIGDEAENRHDALSLYLPSRCALVLARI from the coding sequence TTGAGGCCCGTTTCCCTGATCGTTTTTTTTTGCCATGAACAGCTTTACCGGCTCAAGGTGGTGTGGGACGGCGGCGAGGGCGACCGTATCCCCACGGCGGCCACCCGGGCCATCCAGGACAGTACCACCTATATTTTTAATGCCCAGGTATGGGCACCGGACCAGCCGTACCAGTGGCAGGCAGAAAACCCCAAGTTGCCCACAGGTCCTCTTTTGGTCTATGAAGCCCATGCGGGCATGGCCTTAGAGGAAGGCAGGGTCGGTACCTGGCGGGAATTTGCCGACCACATACTGCCCAAGGTCATTGATGCAGGATACAATACCCTGCAGATGATGGCGGTTCAGGAGCACCCCTATTATGGCTCCTTTGGGTACCATGTGTCGTCATTTTTTGCCACCTCTTCCCGGTTCGGCACCCCGGATGACTTCAGGTATCTGGTGGACAGGGCACATAAGGCCGGAATCCGTGTGCTCATGGATATTGTACATTCCCACAGCGTAAAAAATGAGGTGGAGGGTCTGTCGCGCTTTGACGGTTCCTTGTACCAGTTTTTCCACGACAAGGACAGAGGGGATCACACACTTTGGGATTCCCGGTGTTTTGACTATGGCAAACAACAGGTAGTGCATTTTCTGCTCTCCAACCTGAGATATTTTCTTGAACAATTCCGAGTAGATGGATTCCGGTTTGACGGCATAACCTCCATGCTGTATGCCGATCACGGATTAGGACGTGCTTTTACAGGGTACCAGGATTATTTTGGTGATGATGTGGATGAAGATGCCTTAGGTTATCTTTATGCCGCCAATGACCTGGTTCATGAAATCCATCCCGGTGCAGTAACCATTGCAGAAGATGTGAGCGGGTATCCCGGGCTTGCTGCGCCGGCAACGTTATGCGGCACAGGCTTTGATTTCAGGTTTTCCATGGGGGTGCCTGATTACTGGATCAAACTGCTCAAGGAGGTCAAAGACGAAGCATGGCACATGGGAGGTCTGTGGTATGAACTGACCCGGCACAGGGATGAGGAGCGCACAATCAGTTACGTGGAGTGTCATGACCAGGCCCTGGTGGGGGATCAGACCGTTATGATGCGCCTGATGGGCGGAAAAATTTATAATTCCATGGAAAAATCCAACACAGACATCACCACGCAACGAGCCGTGGCCCTGCACAAGATGATCCGCCTTGTCACCCTGGCCTGTGCCCACAAAGGGTATCTTAATTTCATGGGCAATGAATTCGGCCATCCTGAATGGATTGATTTTCCATCCCCCGCCAATGGATATTCCTATAACCATGCCAGACGCCTGTGGTCCCTGAAGTATGACAAAAATCTATATTTCCCGGACCTGTTCGCCTTTGACAAACAAATGATTGCCCTGGCAAAACAAACCCAAATGTTTACATGGGACAGGCCAAGGCTTTTGCACATCCACGAAGACGACAAAGTTCTGGCATTTGAGCGCTCCGGCCTTATTTTTGTGTTCAACTTTCACCCGGAACGTTCTTTTTCCCACTATCTGATTCATGCGCCGGCAGGCAAATATGAAATGCGCCTGGATACGGATGAAGCCCGGTTTGGCGGCTTGGGACGCCTGAACCCGGACCAGGTGCATTTTACCAGGCCCATAGGTGATGAGGCTGAAAACCGCCACGATGCCCTGAGCCTTTACTTGCCCAGTCGCTGCGCATTGGTATTGGCCCGCATATAA
- a CDS encoding glycogen/starch/alpha-glucan phosphorylase has product MSYFDFSNFEISFNNYIKYFLGKQLEDASNNDQLNAVSYAVGKYLIDIGYDTQKRYQENDAKRLHYLSLEFLIGRLLSNNLLNLGIYNRCKRFLEKKGIDLDFLVEKERDPALGNGGLGRLAACFLDSLACLNMPGFGYGINYDYGLFKQLIVNGYQKEKPDYWPNRRSPWLIRRTEERYMVPIYGRVEGSVDRYGEYNPVWTNWALLIGRPHDILVAGFEGRTVNYLRLFSAEASEDFDIDIFNEGDYFKAVGRKIKSESISKILYPSDSKESGKELRLVQEYFLVACALKDIIRKYEMNHDSFDHFQRKVAIQLNDTHPSLAVVELMRILVDEKGLQWEIAWEITQKTLGYTNHTLLPEALETWPVSILERVVPRHMQLIYEINQRFLEYLTVHDYDVTTESIAKMSIIQEGPVKQVRMANLAIIGSHSVNGVAKVHSNLVKTQLVPEFYKLWPQRFNNKTNGVSPRRWIAACNPGLTDFITEFIGRRWVGDLSRIWELETYQNDPGFLERLGEIKLANKEALAALIRKKLSLTVDPQSIFDIQAKRIHEYKRQLLNVLHIIHLYLSIKEDGKDIGHPRTFIFAGKAAPGYHFAKLIIKLIHSVANVINTDPDLHDMIKVVFLPDYRVTLAEKIIPAADVSEQISTAGTEASGTGNMKFAMNGALTIGTLDGANIEIAEQVGDENIYIFGLTVDEVEALRPSYDPKIFYDDDPELQRVLKAIYSNRFCPDEPGIFKPVFSQLMGTREHYLHLADFRAYVTTQEKIGSDYKDRDKWLSMSVKNIARTGFFSSDRTIQEYADGIWGIDSYRE; this is encoded by the coding sequence ATGTCCTATTTTGATTTTTCAAATTTTGAGATTTCCTTTAATAATTACATTAAGTATTTTTTGGGCAAGCAACTTGAAGACGCCTCGAATAATGATCAGTTAAACGCCGTTTCCTATGCCGTTGGCAAGTACCTTATCGATATTGGTTATGATACGCAGAAGCGCTACCAGGAAAATGACGCTAAACGCTTGCATTACCTGTCTCTTGAATTTCTTATCGGACGACTTTTAAGTAATAATTTATTGAACTTAGGTATATATAACCGCTGTAAAAGGTTTCTTGAAAAAAAGGGTATTGATCTTGACTTTTTGGTGGAGAAAGAACGTGATCCGGCTCTGGGTAACGGGGGGCTTGGGCGTTTGGCAGCATGTTTCCTTGATTCTCTGGCCTGCCTGAATATGCCGGGATTCGGGTACGGGATTAACTATGATTACGGGTTGTTTAAACAGTTGATCGTCAACGGATACCAGAAGGAAAAACCCGATTACTGGCCCAACCGCAGGTCGCCCTGGCTGATCCGTAGAACCGAAGAGCGGTATATGGTTCCCATTTACGGCCGGGTGGAGGGCAGTGTGGACAGATACGGGGAGTATAACCCTGTATGGACGAACTGGGCACTGCTCATTGGCCGGCCCCATGATATCCTGGTTGCAGGTTTCGAAGGCCGTACCGTAAATTATTTGCGATTGTTCTCGGCCGAGGCGTCCGAGGATTTTGATATCGATATTTTTAATGAGGGGGACTATTTCAAAGCCGTAGGGCGGAAAATAAAATCCGAGAGCATCTCCAAAATTCTCTATCCGTCGGATTCCAAAGAGTCGGGGAAAGAACTTCGATTGGTCCAGGAGTATTTCCTTGTGGCCTGTGCCTTAAAAGATATTATCCGCAAATATGAAATGAACCATGACTCCTTTGACCATTTTCAAAGAAAGGTGGCCATTCAACTCAACGATACCCATCCATCCCTGGCGGTGGTTGAGCTGATGCGTATCCTGGTGGATGAAAAAGGCTTACAATGGGAAATTGCCTGGGAAATCACCCAAAAAACCCTTGGCTATACCAACCACACCCTGCTGCCCGAAGCCCTGGAAACCTGGCCGGTGAGTATTCTGGAGCGGGTGGTGCCCCGGCATATGCAGCTGATTTATGAAATTAACCAGCGGTTCCTGGAATATTTGACCGTGCATGATTATGATGTAACAACTGAAAGCATTGCAAAGATGTCCATCATCCAGGAAGGGCCTGTCAAACAAGTACGCATGGCCAATCTTGCCATCATTGGCAGCCATTCGGTAAACGGGGTGGCAAAGGTACATTCCAATCTAGTCAAAACGCAACTTGTTCCCGAATTTTACAAGTTGTGGCCGCAAAGATTCAACAATAAGACCAACGGGGTATCCCCCAGGCGCTGGATTGCAGCCTGCAATCCCGGTCTTACGGATTTTATCACCGAATTTATCGGCCGTCGGTGGGTGGGAGATTTATCACGGATATGGGAACTGGAAACCTATCAAAATGATCCAGGATTTTTGGAGCGTCTGGGTGAGATTAAGCTGGCCAACAAAGAGGCTTTGGCCGCATTAATCCGTAAGAAATTGTCTCTGACTGTAGATCCCCAGTCTATTTTTGACATCCAAGCCAAACGGATTCATGAATACAAGCGCCAATTGCTCAATGTGCTTCATATTATCCACCTGTATCTTTCCATCAAGGAGGACGGCAAGGATATCGGGCATCCCCGGACCTTTATTTTTGCCGGCAAGGCCGCTCCGGGTTACCATTTTGCCAAATTGATCATCAAACTGATCCATTCGGTTGCCAACGTAATCAATACGGACCCGGATCTCCATGACATGATCAAGGTGGTCTTTCTGCCGGATTACCGGGTAACCCTGGCGGAAAAAATTATTCCGGCTGCGGACGTCAGCGAGCAGATTTCCACCGCCGGCACGGAAGCCTCGGGAACCGGAAATATGAAATTTGCCATGAACGGCGCGTTAACCATCGGTACTCTGGACGGGGCCAATATAGAGATTGCAGAACAGGTGGGAGATGAGAATATCTATATTTTCGGCCTCACAGTGGACGAAGTGGAGGCGCTTCGCCCAAGTTATGACCCCAAAATTTTTTACGATGATGATCCGGAGCTGCAAAGGGTTCTAAAGGCCATTTATTCCAATCGATTCTGTCCCGACGAGCCTGGTATTTTCAAACCTGTTTTCAGCCAGCTCATGGGCACTCGGGAACATTATCTTCACCTGGCGGATTTCAGGGCTTATGTTACAACCCAGGAAAAGATAGGGAGTGACTATAAGGATCGTGACAAATGGCTCTCCATGTCGGTGAAAAATATTGCCCGCACCGGGTTTTTTTCCAGTGACCGGACTATTCAGGAATATGCGGACGGTATATGGGGGATTGATTCCTATAGGGAGTAG
- the htpX gene encoding zinc metalloprotease HtpX translates to MANQFKTGMLLIIMTSLFLVLGYLLAGQTGMFIALIFAGVMNVASYWYSDKVVLKMYRAQPLERSQAPDLFDTVARLARNAGLPMPKVYLIPESAPNAFATGRNPEHAVVAVTQGLMKMMNQEELEGVLAHELGHVKNRDILISTIVATLAGAIMWIATIARFSAFFGGSDDDDGGLGIIGVLVISMVAPIAAMIVQMAVSRSREYLADATAASITGNPNGLASALSKLGGFSRSRAQVDANPATAHMFIVNPLTGKQMMNLFSTHPPIDDRVARLVGSGQRGQRFSGKQHHEDRDNRSAGASMDDQSRSFWDNMS, encoded by the coding sequence ATGGCAAATCAATTTAAGACCGGCATGCTGTTGATCATAATGACCAGTTTGTTCCTGGTGCTTGGCTATCTTCTGGCAGGGCAGACCGGCATGTTCATTGCCTTGATTTTTGCCGGTGTCATGAATGTTGCAAGTTATTGGTATTCCGACAAGGTTGTTTTAAAGATGTACCGGGCCCAGCCCCTGGAGCGGTCCCAGGCCCCGGACCTGTTTGACACCGTGGCCCGCCTTGCCCGAAATGCCGGTTTGCCCATGCCCAAGGTTTATCTTATTCCCGAATCAGCGCCCAATGCTTTTGCCACGGGCCGAAACCCGGAACACGCTGTGGTCGCTGTGACCCAGGGCTTGATGAAGATGATGAACCAAGAGGAGCTTGAAGGGGTGCTGGCCCATGAATTGGGTCATGTAAAAAACCGGGATATTCTTATTTCTACCATTGTGGCCACCCTGGCCGGAGCCATCATGTGGATTGCGACCATTGCCAGATTTTCTGCCTTTTTCGGCGGCTCGGATGATGATGACGGGGGCCTTGGAATCATTGGTGTGCTTGTGATCTCCATGGTGGCGCCCATTGCCGCCATGATCGTCCAGATGGCCGTGTCCAGATCCAGGGAATACCTGGCAGATGCCACTGCAGCAAGCATTACCGGAAATCCCAATGGCCTGGCATCAGCTTTGTCAAAGCTTGGGGGCTTCAGCCGCAGCCGGGCCCAGGTTGATGCCAACCCCGCAACCGCCCATATGTTTATTGTTAATCCGCTGACTGGAAAGCAGATGATGAATCTATTCTCCACTCATCCGCCCATTGACGACCGTGTGGCACGGCTTGTGGGATCGGGGCAGCGTGGTCAACGTTTTTCCGGTAAGCAGCATCATGAAGACAGAGATAACCGTTCTGCCGGCGCAAGCATGGACGACCAGAGCCGGTCATTCTGGGACAATATGTCGTGA
- a CDS encoding Lrp/AsnC family transcriptional regulator, producing the protein MTLVNGSLDELEIQIILALQKDARKSYKSIAKELGVAEGTVSNRVNRLIQQGILKLEARVNPFAMSNKVAAIVGINITRNHHAKAAKEIMALPNVNAVWATTGKYDIFVEVLADSIKELNVFIFEEGLINIEGIEATETHIMLHSESKFFKIAPSPASL; encoded by the coding sequence ATGACATTGGTAAACGGGAGTCTGGATGAACTTGAAATTCAAATTATACTGGCACTTCAGAAAGATGCCCGTAAATCATATAAAAGTATTGCCAAAGAACTGGGCGTGGCCGAAGGCACGGTGAGCAACCGGGTTAACCGGCTGATCCAGCAGGGCATTCTCAAGCTTGAAGCCCGGGTGAACCCCTTTGCCATGTCCAATAAAGTAGCCGCAATTGTCGGTATAAACATAACGCGTAACCACCATGCCAAGGCCGCGAAAGAAATTATGGCCCTGCCCAATGTCAACGCCGTATGGGCCACCACGGGAAAATACGATATTTTTGTTGAAGTGCTGGCCGATTCAATCAAGGAGCTCAATGTTTTTATATTTGAAGAGGGCTTAATCAACATTGAAGGCATAGAAGCCACTGAAACCCATATCATGCTCCATTCGGAGTCTAAATTTTTTAAAATCGCCCCGTCCCCAGCCTCACTTTAG
- a CDS encoding glycogen/starch synthase produces MPSRPRILIVTPEVTYLPEGICSDSDDYSAKAGGLADVSAALISALYDLSCDVHVAIPDYRSIYHGDNEPRSHREVEKIRRRLHEERIHFAVDRVFLYKDGVYSGYSDKDLKVSLAFQREVINNIIPRVKPDIIHCNDWMTGLIPAMARRYEIPCLFTIHNIHTMTTTLATIEDRGIDAAAFWQWLYFKRPPLNYEESWETNRVDFLASGVFSAHYVNTVSPTFLREIVENRHPFVEPELRQELAHKWDAGCATGILNAPEPEFNPAVDDMVQFNYGPKNHRAQKKKNKIFLQKSLGIEVNPDAPMFFWPSRLDPVQKGCTLLAETMYDIISRYWDTGIQIVSVADGAYQKHFHDIVDFHGLRRRISIWGFNEHLSHQAFASSDFIFMPSSFEPCGLPQMIGGIYGSLPIVFDTGGLHDTVKQLDVEHSTGNGFLFNVHNAQGLNWAVDRAMDFFRLDPDEKEHQLRRIMTESVLEFNHSRCAESYIKLYEKMLQRPFLV; encoded by the coding sequence ATGCCTAGTAGGCCAAGAATTCTTATTGTAACTCCGGAAGTCACCTATCTGCCCGAAGGTATCTGCTCCGATAGTGATGATTACTCCGCCAAGGCCGGGGGGCTGGCAGATGTCTCGGCAGCACTGATCTCCGCGTTGTATGATTTAAGCTGCGATGTCCATGTGGCCATACCGGACTACAGATCCATCTATCATGGCGATAACGAACCAAGGAGTCACCGTGAGGTGGAAAAAATCCGCCGGCGCCTGCATGAGGAACGGATTCATTTTGCCGTGGACCGGGTGTTTCTTTACAAAGACGGTGTTTATTCCGGCTATTCGGATAAAGATCTCAAGGTGTCCCTGGCGTTTCAGCGGGAGGTGATCAACAACATCATCCCTAGGGTGAAACCGGACATCATTCATTGCAACGACTGGATGACCGGACTGATTCCGGCCATGGCCAGGCGATACGAAATCCCGTGCCTGTTCACCATTCACAACATCCATACCATGACCACAACCCTGGCCACAATTGAGGACAGGGGGATTGATGCGGCAGCCTTCTGGCAGTGGCTCTATTTCAAACGTCCGCCCTTGAACTACGAAGAGAGCTGGGAGACCAACCGGGTGGATTTTCTGGCGTCAGGGGTGTTTTCCGCCCATTATGTAAACACGGTAAGTCCTACTTTCCTGCGTGAGATTGTTGAAAATCGCCACCCCTTTGTGGAACCGGAACTGAGGCAAGAGCTCGCCCACAAATGGGATGCCGGATGTGCCACAGGCATTTTAAATGCGCCTGAGCCCGAATTCAATCCAGCCGTAGATGACATGGTCCAGTTTAATTACGGACCCAAAAATCACCGGGCCCAGAAAAAAAAGAATAAAATTTTTCTCCAAAAATCCCTGGGCATCGAAGTAAATCCCGATGCACCTATGTTTTTCTGGCCCTCCCGCCTGGATCCTGTGCAGAAAGGGTGTACGCTTCTGGCAGAAACCATGTATGATATTATTTCCCGTTACTGGGATACAGGCATTCAAATTGTATCCGTGGCAGACGGGGCATACCAGAAACACTTCCACGACATTGTCGATTTCCATGGCCTGCGCCGGCGAATCAGTATCTGGGGGTTCAACGAACATTTGTCCCACCAGGCATTTGCATCCAGTGATTTTATCTTCATGCCCTCCTCGTTTGAGCCGTGCGGCCTGCCCCAGATGATCGGAGGCATATACGGCAGCCTGCCCATTGTATTTGACACGGGCGGTCTGCATGACACGGTCAAACAACTGGATGTAGAGCATTCAACGGGCAATGGGTTTCTTTTCAATGTCCACAATGCCCAGGGACTGAACTGGGCCGTGGACCGTGCCATGGATTTTTTCCGCCTGGATCCGGATGAAAAAGAACACCAGCTCCGAAGAATCATGACTGAATCCGTACTTGAATTCAACCACAGCCGATGCGCTGAAAGCTATATTAAACTATATGAAAAAATGCTCCAAAGACCCTTTTTGGTCTGA
- a CDS encoding (2Fe-2S) ferredoxin domain-containing protein, with amino-acid sequence MNKPEKHILVCSSFRPSGELKGKCHRKGSGDFMAYIENEVIDRGLEEVLISSTCCLKQCDDGPVMVIYPDNIWYGNVENEEAIDTILDAMEDGEIAEDYVL; translated from the coding sequence ATGAACAAGCCCGAAAAACACATCCTCGTCTGCTCCAGTTTCCGTCCCAGTGGAGAACTCAAAGGCAAATGCCACAGAAAAGGGTCCGGGGATTTCATGGCATATATTGAAAATGAAGTGATTGATAGGGGCCTTGAAGAGGTGTTGATCTCTTCCACCTGCTGCTTGAAACAGTGTGACGACGGCCCTGTGATGGTGATTTATCCGGATAATATCTGGTATGGCAACGTGGAGAACGAAGAGGCCATTGACACCATTTTGGATGCCATGGAAGACGGCGAAATTGCAGAGGACTACGTACTTTAG
- a CDS encoding PEP-CTERM sorting domain-containing protein → MKKLILFLCVWFFMVGGTPAFAINIDIWEVTDNNTTKINNWIGAQAGSTHVLEDFEGIDTGWYTKKDTGVGTFTAEGSIGEGATSYKDSDRPYFSVQNHESYWYGRSNTTTSEGASQWLDSGDITRLTLTLKNKSLTNLFFYMQDPADILGTKTELSIMTEKNDIVYTTSCTFFDKKDKASFFVGISLTDDEEVLSKLSWLTNSQNDGFGLDDFSTIHNPEPATMLLFGFGLIGIAGISRRMI, encoded by the coding sequence ATGAAAAAGTTGATATTATTTTTATGTGTTTGGTTTTTTATGGTCGGTGGAACGCCTGCATTTGCTATAAACATTGATATTTGGGAAGTTACAGATAACAACACCACGAAGATCAATAATTGGATTGGGGCTCAAGCCGGTTCTACTCATGTTTTAGAAGATTTTGAAGGCATTGATACGGGGTGGTATACCAAAAAAGATACAGGCGTGGGGACATTCACTGCTGAAGGCTCTATCGGCGAAGGGGCCACTTCATATAAGGATTCTGATCGTCCTTATTTTTCAGTTCAGAACCACGAATCTTACTGGTACGGTCGCAGCAATACGACAACAAGTGAAGGCGCAAGTCAATGGTTAGACTCCGGAGATATTACTCGGCTCACATTGACACTTAAAAATAAATCATTGACGAATTTGTTTTTTTATATGCAGGACCCAGCTGATATCCTTGGTACTAAGACTGAACTGTCTATTATGACAGAAAAAAATGATATAGTTTACACCACGAGTTGCACGTTTTTTGATAAAAAAGATAAGGCAAGTTTTTTTGTTGGTATTTCATTGACTGACGATGAAGAAGTCCTTTCCAAGCTTTCCTGGTTAACGAATTCACAAAATGACGGCTTCGGCTTAGATGATTTTTCAACGATTCATAACCCGGAACCTGCAACAATGCTTCTCTTTGGATTTGGTCTTATCGGGATTGCAGGTATTAGCAGAAGAATGATTTAA
- a CDS encoding isoamylase early set domain-containing protein, translated as MFKKQYLKTKNVCRVRFKLQKEVIGPAETVNLVGDFNNWDESAGAMKKLKNGDFSAVLDLELERSYQFRYLVDGSRWINDESADIYLPSPFQGEDNSVITI; from the coding sequence ATGTTTAAAAAGCAATATCTTAAAACCAAAAATGTGTGCAGGGTCAGATTTAAATTGCAGAAAGAAGTGATTGGACCTGCAGAAACAGTCAATCTGGTTGGTGATTTCAACAATTGGGATGAAAGTGCCGGGGCCATGAAAAAACTCAAAAATGGAGATTTTTCTGCGGTCCTCGACCTTGAGTTGGAACGGTCCTATCAGTTTCGTTACCTGGTGGATGGTAGCCGCTGGATCAACGATGAAAGCGCGGATATTTACCTGCCGTCTCCCTTTCAGGGGGAAGACAACTCGGTTATTACGATATAG
- a CDS encoding MTH1187 family thiamine-binding protein: MNVIIDLCVVPMGVGLSVSKYVAACHEIITRAGLKSNLHAYGTNIEGDWDTVFKAVKDCHEKIHDMGAPRITTTIKLGTRTDRKQVMADKIKSVKEKL, translated from the coding sequence ATGAATGTTATTATTGATCTTTGTGTTGTTCCCATGGGCGTAGGCCTGTCTGTATCCAAATATGTAGCCGCATGCCATGAAATCATTACCAGGGCAGGGCTTAAATCAAATCTGCACGCTTACGGCACCAACATTGAAGGAGACTGGGACACGGTGTTTAAAGCAGTTAAAGACTGCCACGAAAAAATCCATGATATGGGCGCACCCAGAATAACAACAACCATAAAACTTGGCACCAGGACCGACCGGAAGCAGGTCATGGCAGACAAGATCAAAAGCGTTAAAGAAAAGCTATAG